A portion of the Candidatus Pristimantibacillus lignocellulolyticus genome contains these proteins:
- a CDS encoding DUF2759 family protein, with protein MFLAAEATEAATKAINIDPFDWFMLAFTIVIAIGFVRLVKEKKKNIFAIGFATVSLAVFVVIDVIMISQVWF; from the coding sequence ATGTTTTTGGCAGCAGAGGCAACAGAAGCAGCAACAAAAGCAATAAATATTGATCCATTTGATTGGTTTATGCTAGCGTTTACCATTGTTATTGCGATTGGTTTTGTTCGTTTGGTTAAAGAGAAGAAGAAAAATATTTTTGCAATCGGTTTTGCAACTGTTTCATTAGCGGTTTTCGTAGTTATCGACGTTATTATGATCTCGCAAGTATGGTTCTAA
- the uvrA gene encoding excinuclease ABC subunit UvrA, whose amino-acid sequence MAIDKIVVKGARAHNLKNIDVTIPRDKFVVLTGLSGSGKSSLAFDTIYAEGQRRYVESLSSYARQFLGQMDKPDVDSIEGLSPAISIDQKTTSRNPRSTVGTVTEIYDYLRLLFARIGKPHCPTHGIEITAQTVEQMVDRIMEYEERTRLQILAPIVSGRKGEHTKLLADMQKQGYVRVRVDGEIRELTEKIELDKNKKHSIEVVIDRIVVKADIESRLADSLETALNLSEGRVLVDVMGQEELLFSSNLACPECGFSIEELAPRMFSFNSPYGACPDCDGLGSKMIVDPDMLIPDYSKSIAEGAFLAWAGSTSNYYPQFLKSVSEHYGIPQDVPVSELSSEQMKKLLYGTNGEKVRFLYENDFGARKEAYVPFEGIVNNLERRYRDTASDMMREHIEGYMSAKPCSSCKGQRLRKETLAVTIGDVNIAHVTSLSIGDAEQYFEQLQLTDKEYTIASLILKELTNRLGFLVNVGLNYLSLGRAAGTLSGGEAQRIRLATQIGSSLMGVLYILDEPSIGLHQRDNDRLIETLVHMRDLGNTLIVVEHDEDTMLAADYIIDIGPGAGIHGGQIIAQGTPAEIMADDNSITGRYLSGKDFIEVPLKRRALSDRWLEVVGAKENNLRNITVKIPLGVFAAVTGVSGSGKSTFVNEILYKVLARDLNRAKTRPGEHKEVRGLEHIEKVVEIDQSPIGRTPRSNPATYTGVFDDIRDLYASTNEAKVRGYKKGRFSFNVKGGRCEACRGDGIIKIEMHFLPDVYVPCEICKGKRYNRETLEVKYKGKSIAEVLEMTIEDGCTFFENIPRIQRKLVTLFDVGLGYMKLGQPATTLSGGEAQRVKLAAELYRRSTGKTLYILDEPTTGLHAYDISRLLDVLHRLVDSGESVLVIEHNLDVIKTADYIIDLGPEGGNGGGMIVATGTPEKVVQVKESYTGKYLAPILERDRLRSEQKLVTEQ is encoded by the coding sequence GTGGCAATTGACAAAATCGTTGTAAAAGGTGCACGCGCACATAATTTGAAAAACATTGATGTAACGATTCCTCGAGATAAGTTTGTAGTGTTGACTGGTCTAAGTGGATCAGGAAAATCTTCACTCGCATTCGATACGATCTATGCAGAAGGTCAGCGTCGATATGTTGAGTCATTAAGTTCCTACGCAAGACAATTTCTTGGACAGATGGATAAGCCTGATGTGGACTCTATTGAGGGACTATCACCGGCAATTTCCATTGATCAAAAGACTACTAGCCGAAACCCACGTTCAACCGTCGGAACGGTAACGGAAATCTATGATTATTTGCGATTATTATTTGCTCGTATAGGTAAACCACACTGCCCAACGCATGGCATTGAAATTACAGCTCAGACGGTCGAACAAATGGTTGATCGCATTATGGAATACGAGGAACGTACTCGATTACAAATACTAGCCCCTATCGTTTCAGGTAGAAAAGGCGAGCATACAAAGCTATTAGCTGATATGCAAAAGCAAGGTTATGTACGTGTAAGAGTAGATGGCGAAATTAGAGAGTTAACTGAAAAAATTGAGCTTGATAAGAATAAGAAACATAGTATTGAAGTTGTTATCGATCGTATTGTAGTAAAAGCAGATATCGAGTCTAGACTTGCAGATTCTCTAGAAACTGCGCTTAACCTCAGTGAAGGTAGAGTGCTAGTAGATGTGATGGGACAGGAAGAATTACTATTCAGTTCTAATTTGGCTTGTCCGGAATGTGGTTTCAGCATTGAAGAACTTGCTCCGCGAATGTTCTCTTTCAATAGTCCTTACGGTGCTTGTCCTGATTGTGATGGACTAGGTTCAAAAATGATTGTTGATCCTGATATGCTCATACCTGATTACTCTAAGTCGATTGCTGAAGGTGCATTTCTTGCTTGGGCGGGTAGCACTTCTAATTACTATCCACAATTTCTGAAGTCTGTATCTGAGCATTACGGTATCCCACAAGATGTACCAGTATCTGAGCTTAGCAGTGAACAGATGAAGAAATTACTCTATGGAACAAATGGAGAAAAAGTTCGTTTCCTATACGAAAATGATTTCGGTGCTAGAAAAGAAGCTTACGTTCCATTTGAAGGTATCGTTAATAATCTAGAACGTCGTTATCGTGATACTGCATCAGATATGATGCGTGAACATATCGAGGGGTATATGAGTGCTAAGCCTTGTAGCTCTTGCAAAGGGCAACGTCTTCGTAAAGAGACATTAGCAGTAACAATTGGTGATGTAAACATCGCTCACGTAACCAGCTTGTCCATTGGAGACGCAGAACAATACTTCGAACAGTTACAATTAACAGACAAAGAATATACAATAGCTAGTCTAATATTGAAAGAACTAACGAATAGATTAGGGTTCTTGGTTAATGTAGGACTAAACTATCTTTCACTTGGTCGTGCAGCAGGCACTTTATCTGGTGGCGAAGCACAGCGAATTCGCCTAGCAACGCAAATTGGATCTAGTCTAATGGGTGTATTATATATTCTCGATGAGCCAAGTATTGGTCTACATCAACGAGATAATGATCGATTGATCGAAACGTTAGTTCATATGAGAGATCTTGGTAACACACTTATCGTAGTTGAACATGATGAAGACACCATGCTTGCAGCTGATTATATAATTGATATCGGTCCGGGAGCAGGTATTCATGGTGGACAAATTATCGCTCAAGGTACACCGGCAGAGATTATGGCTGACGATAATTCGATTACGGGACGTTATCTGAGTGGTAAAGACTTTATAGAAGTACCATTAAAGCGAAGAGCATTAAGTGATCGATGGCTTGAAGTTGTTGGAGCGAAGGAAAATAATTTGCGTAATATTACGGTGAAAATACCATTAGGTGTATTTGCAGCTGTAACAGGAGTATCTGGTTCTGGTAAATCAACATTTGTGAATGAAATACTATATAAAGTACTTGCACGAGATTTGAATCGAGCGAAGACTCGTCCTGGTGAACATAAAGAGGTTCGTGGTCTAGAACATATTGAAAAAGTCGTTGAGATTGATCAATCCCCAATTGGTCGTACTCCGCGATCTAATCCTGCCACATATACTGGCGTTTTCGATGATATTCGTGATTTATATGCATCTACGAATGAAGCGAAAGTTCGTGGTTACAAGAAAGGGCGTTTCAGTTTCAATGTGAAAGGCGGTCGCTGTGAAGCTTGTCGTGGCGATGGTATTATCAAAATTGAAATGCATTTCTTGCCCGATGTATATGTTCCTTGCGAGATTTGTAAAGGTAAACGTTATAATCGCGAAACACTTGAAGTGAAGTATAAAGGGAAAAGTATTGCTGAAGTACTAGAAATGACCATCGAAGATGGCTGTACGTTCTTTGAAAATATTCCTCGAATCCAACGTAAATTAGTAACATTATTTGATGTCGGATTAGGATATATGAAGCTTGGTCAACCTGCGACAACACTTTCTGGTGGTGAAGCGCAGCGTGTGAAGCTAGCCGCTGAATTATACCGCAGAAGTACAGGTAAAACTTTATATATTCTCGATGAACCTACAACAGGTTTACATGCTTATGATATTTCTCGGTTATTAGATGTATTGCATCGCCTAGTCGATTCAGGCGAATCTGTCCTGGTCATTGAGCATAATCTTGATGTAATTAAGACAGCAGATTATATTATTGATCTTGGTCCTGAAGGCGGAAATGGCGGAGGAATGATTGTAGCAACAGGTACGCCTGAAAAAGTTGTACAGGTGAAAGAATCCTATACAGGTAAGTATCTTGCTCCAATTCTTGAACGTGATCGACTTCGTTCTGAGCAAAAGCTTGTTACGGAGCAGTAA